In Tepidanaerobacter syntrophicus, the following are encoded in one genomic region:
- a CDS encoding S1C family serine protease, whose product MKLIKNKYFVAVLIGLTIGMAVVAGGIFAYNSIYPSKTATADGTEGALTLASSAALPTNIPDIVDEVSDAVVYIETTIETQTSVNPFFNDPFFKYFFGDDFNFRTTPQISKGLGSGFIIDTQGHILTNEHVISGAKSISVTVKGFDEPFTATVVGKDASMDLAVLKINSSKKLPTISLGDSDSARVGEWVIAIGNPYRLDHTVTVGVISAKGRPITIADQSTGTTRVYNNLIQTDAAINPGNSGGPLISLNGKVIGINTAVNAQAQGIGFAIPINSVKEVLDELITSGSITRPYIGVALQDMTKDLAEYFKLDEVKGAIIADVVAGSPAEKAGLQRGDVILKINDQDIKNSNDVSTIVSKSKINDKLVLVILRNGQTKYVTVTVGKKPE is encoded by the coding sequence TTGAAGTTGATCAAAAATAAATATTTCGTTGCCGTCTTGATTGGCCTTACAATTGGAATGGCAGTAGTAGCAGGAGGCATTTTTGCTTATAATTCCATCTATCCATCTAAAACAGCAACTGCAGACGGGACCGAGGGTGCGCTTACCCTTGCATCATCAGCTGCTTTGCCGACTAACATTCCCGATATAGTCGATGAAGTAAGTGACGCAGTAGTCTATATAGAAACTACGATAGAGACTCAAACAAGTGTAAACCCCTTTTTTAATGATCCGTTTTTTAAATACTTTTTTGGGGATGATTTTAATTTTCGCACAACCCCTCAAATCAGCAAAGGTTTGGGCAGTGGCTTTATAATCGATACGCAAGGACATATTTTAACAAATGAACATGTCATAAGCGGAGCAAAATCGATTTCTGTCACAGTAAAAGGATTTGATGAGCCTTTTACTGCAACTGTTGTTGGCAAGGACGCATCTATGGATCTGGCAGTGTTAAAAATTAATTCTTCAAAAAAACTGCCCACAATATCCTTGGGTGACTCCGATAGCGCAAGAGTAGGTGAATGGGTAATTGCTATAGGAAATCCTTACAGACTTGATCACACCGTAACAGTAGGTGTTATTAGCGCAAAGGGAAGACCTATCACAATTGCAGACCAAAGCACCGGAACTACCAGAGTTTATAACAATCTTATCCAAACAGATGCAGCTATTAATCCCGGCAACAGCGGCGGACCTTTAATTTCACTAAACGGAAAGGTCATTGGCATAAATACTGCTGTAAATGCTCAGGCTCAAGGGATAGGTTTTGCAATTCCTATAAACAGTGTCAAAGAAGTGCTAGATGAACTAATTACAAGTGGTTCAATTACAAGACCCTATATCGGCGTGGCTCTTCAGGATATGACAAAAGATCTTGCTGAGTATTTTAAGCTTGATGAAGTCAAGGGCGCCATAATAGCTGATGTTGTCGCCGGCAGCCCTGCTGAAAAAGCCGGTCTGCAAAGAGGAGATGTAATATTAAAAATTAACGATCAGGATATAAAGAATTCCAACGATGTAAGCACAATAGTTAGTAAATCCAAAATAAACGACAAGCTCGTTCTTGTA
- the aspS gene encoding aspartate--tRNA ligase, which produces MEKKIKRNFYCGDLREEHEGNDVCLSGWVQTRRDLGGLIFVDLRDRSGIVQVVFNPEYEEAFKKADEIRSEYVISVRGKVSKRPEENVNPKIPTGYIEIIGQEIEILSKAKTPPFLIEDDAKVDEIVRLKYRYLDLRRPKMKENIIFRSKLNKAIRDFLDENGFIEVETPILTKSTPEGARDYLVPSRLNPGKFYALPQSPQLFKQILMIGGMERYYQIARCFRDEDLRADRQPEFTQLDMEMSFVDVDDVISLNEKLIKYVVERVTDIKVNIPFPRITYNEAMEKYGSDKPDTRFGMEMVDVSDAVINSDFKVFKDAVENGGKVKGINIVNGSNLFSRRQIDELVEKAKEFGAKGLAWINIAEEGIKSPIAKFFSSEQIENLISKFNAKTGDLIVFVADKDPELVMTSLGSLRLYLAKTLNLIEKDKFNFLWVTEFPLLEYSEEEKRYVAKHHPFTSPMDEDIYLLESEPWKARAKAYDIVLNGTELGGGSIRIHNTDLQEKMFEVLGFSKERAWNNFGFLLKAFEYGTPPHGGIAYGLDRMAMLLLGLDSIRDCIAFPKTQNASCPLTDAPSEVDQKQLKELHIQLKI; this is translated from the coding sequence GTGGAAAAAAAGATTAAAAGGAACTTTTATTGCGGCGATTTGAGAGAGGAACATGAAGGCAATGATGTATGCCTTTCGGGATGGGTTCAGACTCGTAGAGATTTAGGAGGGCTTATTTTTGTTGATTTAAGGGACCGAAGCGGTATTGTACAAGTAGTGTTTAATCCCGAATATGAAGAAGCTTTTAAAAAAGCTGATGAAATACGAAGTGAGTATGTTATCTCTGTGAGAGGAAAGGTATCTAAACGGCCTGAAGAAAATGTAAATCCAAAAATTCCCACAGGCTATATAGAAATAATCGGCCAGGAAATAGAAATTCTCAGTAAAGCAAAAACCCCGCCATTCTTAATTGAAGATGATGCAAAAGTTGATGAGATTGTAAGACTTAAATATCGTTATCTTGATTTAAGAAGACCGAAGATGAAGGAAAATATAATCTTTAGGAGTAAATTAAATAAGGCTATAAGGGATTTTTTAGATGAGAACGGTTTTATTGAGGTAGAGACGCCGATTCTTACTAAGAGCACTCCAGAAGGTGCACGTGACTATTTGGTTCCCAGCAGATTAAATCCCGGTAAATTCTATGCTCTTCCTCAATCTCCCCAATTGTTCAAACAAATATTGATGATAGGTGGAATGGAGCGTTACTATCAAATCGCTCGTTGCTTTAGGGATGAAGATTTAAGAGCTGACAGGCAGCCGGAATTCACTCAGCTTGATATGGAAATGTCTTTTGTGGATGTTGATGATGTAATTTCATTAAATGAAAAACTTATCAAATATGTTGTCGAAAGGGTTACTGATATAAAAGTTAATATTCCTTTCCCTAGAATTACTTATAATGAGGCAATGGAGAAATACGGTTCAGATAAACCCGATACACGTTTTGGCATGGAAATGGTCGATGTATCTGATGCTGTTATAAATAGTGATTTTAAGGTGTTTAAAGATGCAGTTGAAAATGGCGGAAAAGTTAAGGGAATAAACATTGTAAATGGCAGCAATCTCTTTAGCCGCAGACAAATTGATGAATTGGTAGAAAAAGCAAAAGAATTCGGTGCAAAAGGGCTAGCATGGATAAACATCGCGGAAGAAGGAATAAAATCTCCAATTGCCAAGTTTTTCAGCAGCGAACAAATAGAAAATCTTATTAGCAAATTCAATGCTAAAACAGGAGACTTAATAGTATTTGTAGCTGATAAAGACCCCGAACTTGTTATGACATCACTTGGAAGCCTTAGACTGTATCTGGCCAAAACTTTAAATCTTATAGAAAAGGACAAGTTTAACTTTTTGTGGGTAACTGAATTTCCTTTATTGGAATACAGCGAGGAAGAAAAAAGATATGTGGCAAAACATCACCCCTTCACATCTCCCATGGATGAGGATATTTATCTGCTTGAAAGCGAGCCCTGGAAAGCGCGGGCCAAGGCTTATGATATCGTCTTAAACGGAACGGAGTTAGGAGGAGGCAGCATAAGAATACACAACACTGATCTTCAGGAAAAAATGTTTGAAGTTCTGGGTTTCTCAAAGGAAAGGGCTTGGAACAACTTTGGATTTTTGCTCAAAGCCTTTGAATACGGAACACCTCCCCACGGAGGCATAGCCTATGGATTAGACAGAATGGCGATGCTACTTTTAGGGCTTGATAGCATCAGAGACTGCATAGCATTTCCTAAGACACAGAATGCTTCATGCCCCTTAACAGACGCTCCGAGCGAAGTTGACCAGAAGCAGTTAAAGGAATTACACATACAACTGAAAATTTAA
- a CDS encoding tRNA threonylcarbamoyladenosine dehydratase, translating into MDENIFSRTQILIGEAGIERLKNSKIAVIGLGGVGSFAVEAFARAGVGELVIVDHDVVMPSNLNRQIHATHSTVGISKVDAMKARISDINPSAKVIGIKEFYSSENASTILDSNFDYVVDAIDTLKSKIDLITYCIHLSIPIISAMGAGNKLDPLKFQVADISNTHTCPMARKIRKELRKIGIEKGLKVVFSTEIPITRHYPPGSISFVPSTMGLIVAGEVIRDLIKN; encoded by the coding sequence ATGGATGAGAATATTTTTTCTAGAACCCAGATTCTTATAGGGGAAGCCGGCATTGAAAGACTTAAAAATTCAAAGATTGCGGTAATAGGACTGGGCGGCGTTGGCTCCTTTGCGGTAGAAGCTTTTGCCCGTGCCGGGGTGGGAGAACTTGTAATTGTTGACCATGATGTGGTCATGCCTTCAAACTTGAATCGTCAAATTCATGCTACGCATTCCACTGTCGGAATTTCAAAGGTAGATGCGATGAAAGCTAGAATTTCTGATATAAATCCATCTGCAAAAGTTATAGGTATAAAGGAATTCTATTCGTCTGAAAATGCTTCCACAATTTTAGACAGTAATTTTGACTATGTTGTAGATGCTATAGATACACTAAAATCAAAAATTGATCTTATTACATATTGCATACATTTAAGCATTCCCATTATTTCAGCCATGGGTGCCGGAAATAAGTTAGATCCTTTAAAATTTCAAGTAGCCGACATATCAAATACTCACACTTGTCCTATGGCTCGAAAAATAAGAAAAGAACTTCGGAAAATTGGTATAGAAAAAGGATTAAAAGTTGTATTTTCCACGGAAATTCCAATAACACGACATTATCCGCCTGGGAGCATATCTTTTGTGCCTTCTACAATGGGACTTATAGTTGCAGGTGAGGTAATACGAGATTTGATAAAAAATTGA
- a CDS encoding SoxR reducing system RseC family protein codes for MREKAVVVATKSGFAQLQIEPKDSCEGCKACAAGKSGKAIKIWAKNYVNAKVGQTVEVELRDSTFLSATIIIYAIPLLAFFIGIGLGYKVSGIFKIAIIEPFAVVVGVALMAITFLVIHFLTERKKFGDTYSPYITQIYE; via the coding sequence GTGAGAGAAAAAGCTGTTGTAGTTGCGACAAAAAGCGGATTTGCCCAGTTGCAGATAGAACCGAAAGATTCCTGCGAAGGATGTAAAGCCTGCGCTGCTGGAAAAAGCGGAAAAGCAATAAAAATATGGGCTAAGAATTATGTTAATGCAAAAGTTGGTCAAACTGTAGAAGTTGAGCTTCGTGATTCTACATTCCTGTCGGCAACGATAATAATATATGCAATTCCCCTGTTAGCTTTTTTTATAGGGATAGGTTTGGGCTATAAAGTTTCAGGAATATTTAAAATCGCCATTATAGAACCTTTTGCTGTAGTAGTTGGCGTGGCCCTAATGGCCATTACTTTCTTAGTGATACATTTTTTAACTGAGCGTAAAAAATTTGGAGACACATATTCGCCATATATAACACAAATTTATGAGTAA
- the alaS gene encoding alanine--tRNA ligase produces the protein MMSSNEIREKFLSYFESKGHTRVESSSLVPQNDPTLLFTNAGMNQFKDVFLGLKTLPYKRAVSCQKCVRAGGKHNDLESVGRTARHHTFFEMLGNFSFGDYFKKEAIAYAWEFLTDVLKLPKDQLWVSVFKEDEEAFQLWQAYLPKERIVRLGEKDNFWSMGETGPCGPCSEIYIDRGIEHKCDAEECALGKCDCDRWRELWNLVFMQYNRDENGVMTPLPKPSIDTGMGLERIATVMQGVYSNYDTDLLRPLITFIEDMTKKEYKDNEQGFAFRVIADHSRAITFLISDGVIPGNEGRNYVLRRIIRRAARYGKELGLNEPFLYKVVPKVVELMKDAYPELEKNMPYIQKVVKAEEKKFLETLNDGLRILRENIEDLLKENKKEIPGNIAFVLYDTYGFPIDLTCDIAQENGMKVDIKTFEELMNKQREKAKAARKSEYEIDELASVLSPLAPTAFVGYENFETESQVQFILAGKAAVEKCDDTKQDVIVVLDKTPFYAESGGQVGDTGVIENKDFLFKVTDTQKTPDGKIYHRGRIERGSVSIGEKVTAKIDVERRLNISRNHSATHLLHKALKEVLGEHVNQSGSLVDEHKLRFDFSHFSSLTPDEIRQVEFKVNHVILKNLPVSIYQTTLREAREQGVIALFNEKYQENVRVVCFGDYSKELCGGTHVKSTGEIGLFKIISESSVGSGLRRIEGVCGFNLMNYLYENLEILDKASKLLKTSPEELLKKIDELTGQLKEQERMLESLKQQLANSEVEEIVQKVKPVNGINVISARANAKSIDDLRMMVDTLRQKIKTGIIVLGSCSDNKVLFVVGVTDDLTKKGYNAGEIIKKVAKIAGGGGGGRPDFAQAGGKNPDKLDEALNAVFAIIEELQNKI, from the coding sequence ATGATGAGCAGCAATGAAATTAGAGAAAAGTTCTTAAGCTATTTCGAAAGTAAAGGCCATACAAGAGTGGAAAGTTCCTCTTTAGTTCCTCAAAATGATCCCACATTACTTTTTACTAATGCAGGCATGAATCAGTTCAAAGACGTTTTTCTTGGTCTTAAAACCCTACCTTATAAAAGGGCGGTCAGCTGTCAGAAATGCGTTAGAGCTGGCGGCAAACACAATGATCTGGAAAGCGTTGGAAGAACTGCGCGCCATCATACTTTTTTTGAAATGTTGGGCAATTTTTCCTTTGGTGACTATTTTAAAAAAGAGGCTATAGCATATGCATGGGAATTTCTTACAGATGTGCTAAAACTTCCAAAAGATCAATTATGGGTCAGTGTTTTCAAAGAAGACGAAGAGGCTTTTCAGCTTTGGCAAGCATATTTGCCCAAAGAAAGAATTGTCCGTTTAGGAGAGAAGGATAATTTTTGGAGCATGGGAGAGACTGGACCTTGCGGACCTTGCAGCGAAATATATATTGATAGGGGCATTGAGCATAAATGTGACGCCGAAGAATGTGCCCTTGGCAAATGTGACTGCGACAGATGGCGCGAATTATGGAATTTAGTTTTTATGCAATATAACAGAGACGAAAACGGTGTTATGACACCACTTCCAAAACCCAGCATTGATACGGGAATGGGGCTTGAACGTATAGCAACTGTGATGCAAGGGGTTTACAGCAACTACGATACAGACCTTTTAAGGCCATTGATTACTTTTATAGAGGATATGACAAAAAAAGAGTACAAAGATAATGAACAAGGATTTGCATTTAGAGTAATTGCTGACCATTCAAGAGCCATAACATTTTTAATCTCAGATGGTGTAATTCCGGGAAACGAGGGAAGAAACTATGTATTAAGGCGGATCATTAGAAGAGCCGCCCGCTACGGAAAGGAACTTGGTTTAAATGAACCGTTTTTGTACAAGGTAGTTCCTAAAGTGGTGGAATTAATGAAAGATGCCTATCCGGAACTTGAAAAGAATATGCCATATATACAAAAAGTAGTGAAAGCCGAGGAAAAAAAATTCCTTGAAACCTTAAACGATGGATTGAGGATTTTAAGAGAAAATATAGAGGATTTACTAAAAGAGAACAAGAAAGAAATACCTGGTAATATAGCTTTTGTCTTGTACGACACTTACGGCTTTCCAATTGATTTGACGTGCGATATAGCTCAGGAAAATGGAATGAAAGTCGATATTAAAACCTTTGAAGAATTAATGAATAAACAAAGAGAAAAGGCAAAAGCAGCACGCAAAAGCGAATATGAAATTGATGAACTAGCCTCGGTGCTATCCCCTCTTGCTCCAACGGCATTTGTTGGATATGAAAATTTTGAAACGGAAAGTCAAGTTCAATTTATTTTAGCTGGCAAAGCAGCGGTAGAAAAATGCGATGATACGAAACAGGATGTTATTGTAGTACTTGATAAAACACCATTTTATGCTGAATCCGGTGGCCAAGTGGGAGATACTGGCGTAATTGAAAATAAAGACTTTTTATTTAAAGTTACAGATACTCAAAAAACCCCCGATGGAAAGATTTATCATAGAGGCCGAATAGAAAGAGGAAGCGTAAGCATAGGCGAAAAAGTCACAGCTAAAATTGATGTGGAAAGACGACTAAACATTTCTCGTAACCACAGTGCGACTCACCTATTACACAAAGCATTAAAAGAAGTTTTAGGCGAGCATGTAAATCAGTCAGGTTCATTAGTTGATGAACATAAATTAAGATTCGATTTTTCACATTTTTCAAGTCTTACACCCGATGAAATAAGGCAGGTAGAGTTTAAAGTAAATCATGTGATACTTAAAAACTTACCTGTATCAATATACCAAACAACTCTTCGAGAGGCTCGAGAGCAAGGAGTTATCGCACTTTTTAACGAAAAATATCAAGAAAATGTAAGAGTTGTATGCTTTGGCGACTATAGTAAAGAACTGTGCGGAGGAACTCATGTCAAGTCTACTGGTGAAATAGGCCTCTTTAAGATAATCTCAGAAAGCAGTGTAGGTTCCGGACTGAGAAGAATTGAAGGGGTATGTGGCTTTAATTTAATGAATTATTTATACGAGAATCTCGAAATTTTAGATAAAGCATCGAAACTTTTAAAAACATCTCCAGAAGAGCTGCTTAAAAAAATTGACGAGTTAACTGGTCAGCTTAAAGAACAGGAAAGAATGCTTGAGTCGTTAAAACAGCAGTTGGCAAATTCAGAAGTTGAAGAAATAGTGCAAAAAGTAAAGCCCGTAAATGGTATCAATGTGATTTCTGCAAGAGCTAATGCAAAAAGCATTGACGATTTAAGGATGATGGTGGACACACTGCGCCAGAAAATCAAAACCGGTATAATAGTTTTAGGAAGTTGCAGCGATAATAAAGTTTTATTTGTAGTTGGAGTAACCGATGATTTGACGAAGAAAGGCTATAATGCCGGAGAAATAATTAAAAAGGTAGCCAAAATAGCAGGTGGCGGAGGTGGCGGCAGACCAGACTTTGCACAGGCAGGCGGCAAAAATCCTGATAAGCTTGATGAAGCGCTAAATGCTGTTTTTGCTATAATCGAAGAGCTCCAAAACAAAATTTAA
- a CDS encoding IreB family regulatory phosphoprotein, whose translation MEGKMDETVKFRVEKEADIDAKTILKQVSKALEEKGYNPINQLVGYILSGDPAYITSYNNARNLIRKLERDKLVEELIKSYIESE comes from the coding sequence ATGGAAGGAAAGATGGATGAAACTGTTAAGTTTAGAGTCGAAAAAGAAGCTGACATTGATGCCAAAACAATTTTGAAACAAGTCAGCAAGGCACTGGAAGAAAAGGGATATAACCCTATAAATCAGCTTGTGGGCTATATCTTATCCGGTGATCCAGCATATATTACAAGTTATAACAATGCCAGGAACTTAATTAGAAAGCTCGAACGGGATAAATTAGTAGAGGAGTTAATTAAGAGTTACATTGAAAGCGAATAA
- a CDS encoding aldo/keto reductase: MEYNILGNTGLRVSYLCFGSLSISPLQSKFSLEAGADIINLAIDCGVNFIDTAEFYQNYDYISKALKRTKKDIVITTKSYAYTYDGMKNSVEKARRELDRDVIDIFMLHEQESRLTLKGHREALEYLQNAKAKGQIKAIGVSTHTVEVVNAASYMDEIEVIHPLINFKGIGIKDGNLEEMEKAIQAAYENGKGIYAMKALGGGNLIGCKQQAFSYILSFPYTHSIAVGMKSYDEVAENIAIFERRPIEPSVEERLSSQKRELLIEDWCAGCGECARHCRYGALEVKGGRSMVNPNKCILCGYCAGYCPEFCIKIV; encoded by the coding sequence TTGGAGTATAACATTCTTGGAAATACAGGTTTGAGGGTATCCTACCTATGTTTTGGAAGCCTGTCAATAAGCCCGCTCCAATCAAAGTTTTCTTTAGAAGCGGGAGCCGATATTATAAATTTAGCAATTGATTGCGGCGTTAATTTTATTGATACAGCTGAGTTTTATCAAAACTACGATTATATATCTAAAGCACTTAAAAGAACAAAGAAAGATATTGTAATAACAACTAAATCTTATGCCTACACCTATGATGGAATGAAAAACAGCGTTGAGAAAGCGCGTAGAGAACTTGACCGAGATGTAATAGATATATTTATGCTTCATGAACAAGAAAGCCGGCTTACACTCAAAGGACATCGCGAGGCGTTGGAATATTTACAGAACGCTAAAGCAAAAGGCCAAATAAAGGCAATAGGAGTTTCTACTCACACTGTTGAAGTTGTAAATGCCGCATCTTACATGGATGAGATTGAAGTAATTCACCCATTGATAAATTTTAAAGGTATAGGGATTAAAGACGGAAATTTAGAGGAAATGGAAAAAGCGATACAAGCAGCATATGAGAACGGGAAGGGTATATATGCTATGAAAGCCCTTGGGGGAGGAAACCTCATAGGGTGCAAGCAACAAGCCTTTTCTTATATACTTTCATTTCCTTATACCCATTCTATAGCAGTTGGCATGAAATCATATGATGAAGTTGCAGAAAATATTGCTATATTTGAAAGAAGGCCCATTGAGCCTTCGGTCGAGGAAAGATTAAGTAGCCAAAAAAGAGAGCTTTTAATTGAAGACTGGTGCGCAGGTTGCGGAGAATGTGCAAGGCACTGCCGATATGGCGCGCTGGAAGTTAAAGGCGGCAGATCTATGGTTAATCCCAATAAATGCATCTTATGCGGTTATTGTGCAGGCTACTGTCCGGAGTTTTGTATAAAGATAGTTTAA
- the ruvX gene encoding Holliday junction resolvase RuvX produces the protein MRILCLDVGEKRIGVAVSDELGITAQGLGTVERKQNSKDEDIEEIRKIVEKYNVDKIILGLPKNMDGTLGQSGKMVEDYAKKLQSCLNIDLGFWDERLSTVSAERVLIDADISRKKRKSVIDKLSAVIILQSYLDYKSRVDTM, from the coding sequence ATGCGCATTTTATGTTTAGACGTGGGCGAAAAAAGAATAGGAGTTGCGGTATCGGACGAACTAGGCATAACCGCCCAGGGCTTAGGCACCGTTGAAAGAAAACAAAATAGCAAAGACGAAGATATAGAGGAAATACGAAAAATCGTTGAAAAATACAATGTTGATAAAATAATATTAGGTCTTCCAAAAAATATGGACGGGACTTTAGGACAAAGCGGTAAGATGGTTGAAGACTATGCTAAAAAACTACAAAGTTGTTTGAATATAGATTTAGGATTTTGGGACGAAAGATTGAGCACTGTTTCAGCTGAACGAGTTTTGATAGATGCAGATATCTCCAGAAAAAAAAGAAAGAGCGTAATTGATAAACTATCTGCAGTAATAATCTTGCAAAGCTATTTAGATTATAAATCAAGAGTTGACACAATGTAA
- a CDS encoding DUF1292 domain-containing protein produces the protein MEEFETITLLDENGEETVFEILGVINVEDTDYAILSPLIEDEEDEEEGEAYIFRIDVDEEGNEVLFEVEDDEEFEMVRDAWEMLCMDELESLDEDDDFDGEDE, from the coding sequence ATGGAAGAGTTTGAAACAATAACCTTGCTGGATGAAAATGGAGAGGAAACTGTATTTGAGATATTAGGAGTTATAAATGTCGAGGATACAGATTATGCAATTCTGTCCCCTTTAATCGAAGACGAAGAAGATGAAGAAGAGGGCGAAGCATACATCTTCAGAATCGATGTGGATGAAGAGGGTAATGAGGTCCTTTTTGAGGTAGAAGACGACGAAGAATTTGAAATGGTAAGGGATGCATGGGAAATGCTGTGCATGGATGAATTGGAATCCCTTGACGAAGATGACGATTTTGATGGAGAAGATGAGTAG
- the serA gene encoding phosphoglycerate dehydrogenase, whose amino-acid sequence MRVLVSDDLAQEGIDILKKEFDVDVKTKLSEEELMEIIPNYDALVVRSATKVTKNIIEKSNLKVIGRAGVGVDNIDVDAATHKGILVVNAPEGNTIAASEHTIALLMSVARNIPAAVMSLKNKKWDRKSFVGIEVRGKTLGIVGLGRIGKDVAAKAIGLGMNILAYDPYIINNTLENTHIKVTDFETVLKNSDFITFHVPLTKATYHMIDKDQISIMKDKVILINCARGGIINEEALYEALVSGKVGACALDVFEHEPPLESPLIDLPNVVATPHLGASTAEAQINVAIEVANDIIRALKGELVKNAVNMITVRPEEYHEIKPFIELAEKMGSLYTQLKNGRISEVEMIYSGKVTKFDVKPITVAAIKGILTNMLEFPPNLVNAYLLAKERGIKISEKKVSEDQDAPGTITLQVTTDKGKSSISGTVFEKDEIRITAIDDYKIDLIPRGYALMSFHKDRPGIVGQVGSLLGNNDINIAYMQLGRKSFRGEALMVLGIDEEVPEHVLNEIRKIEDVSDALFIKF is encoded by the coding sequence ATGAGGGTTTTAGTAAGCGATGATCTTGCTCAAGAGGGAATCGACATATTAAAAAAAGAATTTGATGTAGATGTTAAGACAAAATTAAGCGAAGAAGAATTAATGGAAATAATTCCTAATTATGATGCACTTGTTGTCCGCAGTGCGACTAAAGTTACAAAAAATATTATAGAAAAAAGCAATCTGAAGGTTATCGGAAGAGCGGGTGTTGGTGTTGACAACATAGATGTTGATGCTGCAACGCATAAAGGAATTTTGGTAGTTAATGCTCCTGAAGGAAATACAATAGCGGCCAGCGAACACACTATTGCACTTCTCATGTCTGTTGCACGAAATATACCCGCTGCTGTTATGAGCCTTAAAAATAAAAAATGGGACAGAAAAAGTTTTGTTGGAATAGAGGTTAGAGGAAAAACCCTTGGAATTGTAGGCCTTGGGAGAATTGGCAAAGATGTAGCAGCTAAAGCTATTGGCCTTGGAATGAATATTCTGGCATATGATCCTTATATAATAAACAATACTCTTGAAAATACCCATATTAAAGTAACCGACTTTGAAACAGTGCTAAAAAATTCGGATTTTATAACATTCCATGTTCCTTTGACAAAGGCTACTTATCATATGATTGATAAAGACCAGATCTCAATAATGAAAGATAAGGTTATTTTAATTAATTGTGCTCGAGGAGGTATTATCAACGAAGAAGCCCTTTACGAAGCACTTGTTTCAGGAAAAGTGGGGGCGTGCGCTTTGGATGTGTTTGAGCATGAACCACCCCTTGAAAGCCCGCTTATTGATTTACCTAATGTAGTAGCAACCCCTCACCTTGGAGCATCTACCGCTGAAGCTCAGATTAATGTAGCTATAGAAGTGGCGAATGACATAATTCGTGCGCTAAAAGGGGAATTAGTTAAAAATGCCGTTAACATGATAACTGTTAGACCTGAAGAATATCACGAAATAAAGCCCTTTATAGAACTGGCGGAGAAAATGGGTTCACTTTATACGCAACTAAAAAACGGTCGTATAAGCGAAGTAGAAATGATATATTCCGGAAAAGTAACAAAATTTGATGTAAAACCAATAACAGTTGCCGCGATAAAAGGCATTCTGACAAATATGCTAGAATTTCCACCTAATTTAGTAAATGCATATTTGCTTGCGAAAGAACGGGGTATAAAAATTAGCGAGAAAAAAGTTAGCGAAGATCAAGATGCCCCAGGAACAATAACTTTGCAAGTGACTACCGATAAAGGAAAGAGCAGTATTTCGGGAACAGTTTTTGAAAAAGACGAAATTAGAATAACAGCTATAGATGATTATAAGATAGATCTTATTCCTCGCGGATATGCTCTAATGTCGTTTCACAAAGACAGACCCGGTATTGTGGGACAGGTAGGAAGCCTCCTGGGCAACAATGATATTAACATAGCCTATATGCAGCTGGGCCGAAAATCTTTTAGAGGAGAAGCGCTAATGGTGCTTGGAATCGACGAAGAAGTTCCTGAGCATGTTTTAAATGAAATAAGAAAAATCGAAGATGTGTCTGATGCTCTATTTATAAAGTTCTAA
- a CDS encoding Fur family transcriptional regulator yields the protein MPGVGILLTEEERKYRISVIEDRLKEKDLKLTPQRRVVLDVLLDNQSKHLSAEEVFEFVRKKFPDIGLATVYRTLQLFDDFGVIKKLDFNDGCYRYELSEDQRHQHHHLICIKCGKIYEFDDDLLEDLEKRIYKNNSFKVIDHAVKFFGYCKDCLKDLT from the coding sequence ATGCCGGGAGTGGGTATTTTGTTGACAGAAGAAGAAAGAAAATACAGGATAAGTGTTATCGAGGATAGATTAAAAGAGAAAGACCTTAAATTAACTCCCCAAAGAAGAGTGGTTCTAGATGTCCTTCTCGATAATCAGTCCAAGCACCTTAGTGCAGAAGAAGTTTTTGAATTTGTAAGAAAAAAATTTCCAGATATTGGATTAGCTACGGTGTACAGAACTTTACAACTTTTTGATGACTTTGGCGTTATCAAAAAGTTAGATTTTAATGATGGATGTTATCGGTATGAGTTAAGTGAAGACCAGCGGCATCAACATCATCATCTTATTTGTATAAAATGTGGAAAAATTTACGAATTTGATGATGATCTATTAGAGGACCTTGAAAAAAGAATTTATAAGAATAACTCCTTCAAAGTAATAGATCATGCCGTTAAGTTTTTTGGATATTGTAAGGATTGCCTTAAAGATTTGACATAA